From a region of the Thiomicrorhabdus sp. genome:
- a CDS encoding ATP-dependent DNA helicase, with protein sequence MSKSKSNSKKSPKLTIEEVMEDGGKLSELVDGYSARQAQIDMALQIKELIDEDGTLLAEAGTGTGKTFAYLVPALLSGKKIIVSTATKTLQEQLVHKDLPILFKACNIAGKARLLKGRDNYVCPQRLELTETVEQHSKQDWKKLSEIRNWVDNQTYTGDKSELESVSEADPIWRKVSARMEFCQAAECHKDSGCFYPVVKQKAAEAQVLVVNHHLFCADLALREQGFGELLPDAEVYIFDEAHQLPDIAAQFLGFSISRSQLEELIRDIKQAQKIEAPENNKISDYASLLDDQVKLVNDALGKWDKRWTWNQLNELKVFQVAIKRFIDTLQITIEELKLVVERGKQLAAVHKRSQDLIAQTKDWLTSQSENKIRWIESSQARFKFNMTPLSVAAPFIRQRESIGGAWLFTSATLSVGNNFDYFAKRLGLSQAKTSNWTSPFDYQTQGLVYHPIGLPEPRSEDYTKVMLRAAWPLLKASNGCAFMLFTSHKAMQEAKAILDRHWDGKLLVQGDLPKLTLLQRFKESEKAILLGTSSFWEGVDVKGDALKLVIIDRIPFAPPDDPLVQAREAFLKEKGLNVFMHFQLPEAVIAMKQGAGRLIRDIEDNGVLMLCDPRLSSKNYGNTIKNSLPNFPWVYEAESAIKKLSE encoded by the coding sequence TAGTAGACGGTTATTCGGCTCGACAAGCACAGATCGATATGGCTCTACAAATCAAAGAGTTGATTGATGAAGATGGAACTCTTTTAGCGGAAGCCGGCACAGGAACGGGTAAAACCTTCGCTTATCTAGTTCCGGCGTTATTGTCTGGAAAAAAAATCATTGTCTCTACGGCGACCAAAACCTTGCAAGAGCAACTTGTCCATAAAGATTTACCTATTTTATTTAAAGCATGCAATATCGCTGGAAAAGCCAGATTACTTAAAGGCAGAGATAATTATGTATGTCCGCAGAGATTAGAACTAACTGAAACTGTAGAGCAACATAGTAAGCAAGACTGGAAAAAACTCTCAGAAATAAGAAATTGGGTTGATAATCAAACTTATACGGGTGATAAATCAGAGCTTGAGTCTGTCTCTGAAGCAGACCCCATTTGGCGAAAAGTTTCTGCTCGTATGGAGTTTTGCCAAGCGGCAGAATGCCATAAAGATTCAGGTTGTTTTTATCCGGTCGTTAAACAAAAAGCTGCTGAAGCTCAGGTATTGGTTGTCAATCACCATCTTTTTTGTGCTGATTTAGCCTTAAGAGAACAAGGGTTTGGAGAGTTATTACCTGACGCAGAAGTCTATATTTTTGATGAAGCCCACCAACTACCTGATATTGCGGCTCAGTTTTTAGGTTTTTCAATTTCAAGAAGTCAGCTTGAAGAGCTTATTAGAGACATTAAACAAGCTCAAAAAATAGAGGCACCAGAAAACAATAAAATTTCTGATTATGCCTCTTTACTAGATGATCAAGTTAAGCTTGTTAATGATGCCTTAGGGAAATGGGATAAACGTTGGACCTGGAATCAGCTAAATGAGCTTAAGGTTTTTCAGGTTGCCATTAAGCGTTTTATAGACACTTTACAAATTACTATTGAAGAGCTCAAGCTGGTTGTTGAACGTGGTAAACAACTAGCAGCGGTGCATAAACGAAGCCAAGATTTAATAGCTCAAACTAAAGACTGGTTAACCAGTCAGTCGGAAAATAAAATTCGATGGATTGAATCTTCACAAGCTCGCTTTAAGTTCAATATGACACCTCTTAGTGTAGCGGCTCCATTTATTCGTCAAAGAGAAAGTATTGGTGGTGCTTGGTTGTTTACCTCAGCAACCCTAAGTGTTGGTAATAATTTTGACTATTTTGCAAAAAGATTAGGTTTGAGTCAGGCAAAAACCAGTAATTGGACAAGTCCGTTTGATTATCAAACTCAAGGCTTAGTTTATCATCCAATTGGATTACCAGAACCAAGAAGTGAAGACTATACCAAAGTAATGCTGAGAGCGGCATGGCCACTTTTAAAGGCCAGTAATGGTTGTGCCTTTATGTTGTTTACAAGTCATAAAGCAATGCAAGAGGCAAAAGCAATTTTGGACAGACACTGGGATGGTAAGCTTTTGGTACAAGGGGATTTACCTAAGCTCACACTATTGCAACGTTTTAAAGAGTCAGAAAAAGCTATATTGTTAGGCACAAGTAGCTTTTGGGAAGGTGTGGATGTAAAAGGCGATGCTTTAAAGCTGGTGATCATTGATCGAATTCCTTTTGCACCGCCTGATGACCCTCTTGTTCAGGCAAGAGAAGCCTTTTTAAAAGAGAAGGGCTTAAATGTCTTTATGCATTTTCAGCTCCCAGAAGCTGTTATTGCTATGAAGCAGGGGGCTGGTCGATTAATTAGAGACATTGAAGATAATGGCGTGTTGATGTTATGTGATCCTCGTTTATCTTCTAAAAACTATGGCAATACTATTAAAAATAGCTTACCTAATTTCCCCTGGGTTTATGAAGCTGAATCAGCGATTAAAAAATTATCTGAATAA
- the tsaB gene encoding tRNA (adenosine(37)-N6)-threonylcarbamoyltransferase complex dimerization subunit type 1 TsaB: MLNAKSSSVLAVETSTSACSVALLHQGQEYIQHEILPQKHAHRVLEMVNQVIEEAGIKPNEIDLLAFGEGPGAFTGIRIASGVIQGLALGWDKPVLAVSSLLAMAEKVFSQQEPLEDTEWCAILDARMKEVYILRGKYILQTKELIADQPLMISPEQLKSFLPKNKSCIGVGDIKEIYPELVDYFEHWYEALPEAVSIARIAQNNDQDATNLKQEIPNPLYLRNHIADTIEERKNKVK; the protein is encoded by the coding sequence ATGTTAAATGCAAAATCTTCTTCTGTTTTAGCGGTAGAAACATCAACTTCTGCTTGTTCAGTCGCATTATTGCATCAAGGCCAAGAATATATTCAACATGAAATATTACCGCAAAAACATGCTCATAGAGTTCTAGAGATGGTAAATCAGGTAATTGAAGAAGCCGGTATTAAGCCTAATGAAATTGATTTATTGGCTTTTGGAGAAGGTCCAGGAGCCTTTACAGGAATTCGTATTGCATCTGGAGTGATACAAGGTTTAGCACTAGGATGGGATAAGCCTGTTTTAGCGGTTTCATCTTTACTGGCCATGGCTGAAAAAGTGTTTTCTCAACAAGAGCCTCTAGAGGATACGGAGTGGTGTGCTATTCTTGATGCTAGAATGAAAGAAGTTTATATTTTACGTGGTAAATATATTCTACAAACAAAAGAGCTTATTGCTGATCAGCCGTTGATGATATCTCCGGAACAACTAAAATCGTTTCTTCCTAAAAATAAAAGCTGTATTGGTGTTGGTGATATTAAAGAGATATACCCTGAATTGGTTGATTATTTTGAACATTGGTATGAAGCTCTACCTGAAGCGGTTTCAATCGCTAGAATAGCTCAAAATAATGACCAAGATGCGACTAACTTAAAGCAGGAAATACCTAACCCATTGTATTTACGTAACCACATTGCTGACACCATAGAAGAGCGTAAAAATAAAGTAAAATAA
- a CDS encoding universal stress protein, whose product MKQASYKRILVAVDFSENSAKAVSKAKEMSQKCHAELQLIHFVEIPVYPVLEDVAVMGMPGLWDESVSQGLIESSNKRLSELAKSFDINDYETLNGIASVDIVDYADRKQCDLIVMGAHGLKGLQHLIGSTTNSVINHAKCDVLAVRL is encoded by the coding sequence GTGAAGCAAGCTAGTTATAAACGTATCTTAGTGGCTGTAGATTTCTCAGAAAACAGTGCTAAAGCAGTTAGCAAGGCTAAAGAGATGTCACAAAAATGTCATGCAGAATTACAACTCATTCACTTTGTTGAAATACCTGTTTATCCGGTGTTAGAAGATGTTGCTGTAATGGGGATGCCAGGTTTGTGGGATGAGTCGGTAAGCCAAGGCTTGATAGAATCATCAAACAAAAGGCTAAGTGAATTAGCTAAATCTTTTGATATTAACGATTATGAGACCTTAAATGGTATTGCAAGTGTCGATATAGTCGATTACGCCGATAGAAAACAATGCGATTTAATTGTGATGGGGGCTCATGGATTAAAAGGTTTACAGCATTTAATTGGCTCAACAACTAATTCAGTAATTAATCATGCAAAATGTGATGTATTAGCGGTTCGTCTTTAG
- the ycaO gene encoding 30S ribosomal protein S12 methylthiotransferase accessory factor YcaO, which produces MSEVTYIKGKDACLENSIANMHNVLKEMGFQIKEASWLNPVDNVYSLHIHDERCPGLFTNGKGTSRKATLASALGEFLERLSTNYFFSDYWLEQAVQKNNQAWLYYPDEKTFNEESINQCLTPDLWKFYDSTNELGFNELLSFNDSNELVRAIPLINAHTSEAVYFPMNLLSNLYASNGLSAGNTALEAQVQGLSEIFERWVKNKILRENLCLPEIPDDIIQGFPTVVEAVEALKKLGIKVSMRDASLGGHFPVINVTLFEQKTGRCFASFGAHPIFEVALERTLTESLQGRHLDNLDGFQLPVFDEFAVAEDENIENHFIDSSGLIHANFISQNYDYEFVNWDFSGETSSQWQVLCELVRQQGTEVFVANYSHCGFQACRIVVPGMSEVYPTEELIDSNQNVGRLLREALFDLPENQSYIELAELIDDLGLSDHQGVASLIGLMPDPGSFWSEVKVIELKLWALLAAQELEAAFEVVQDVIYYVNPKSSWMVKYQALKFCLEMMLENTVDKTVTQLLFGEELSYQAWSFVEGKAIFDNQELGVSIFSQSIRHQSLIEIYKLANEVKLKGLN; this is translated from the coding sequence ATGAGTGAAGTAACTTACATTAAGGGTAAAGATGCCTGTTTAGAGAATTCTATTGCCAATATGCATAATGTATTGAAGGAAATGGGCTTTCAAATTAAAGAAGCGTCATGGCTTAACCCGGTTGATAATGTATATTCTTTGCATATTCATGATGAGCGTTGTCCTGGCTTATTTACCAACGGTAAAGGAACAAGTCGCAAAGCAACATTAGCCAGTGCCTTAGGCGAGTTTTTAGAACGACTATCAACCAATTATTTCTTTTCTGATTATTGGCTCGAACAAGCTGTTCAAAAAAATAACCAGGCCTGGTTATATTATCCTGATGAAAAAACCTTTAATGAAGAATCAATCAATCAATGTTTAACACCTGATTTATGGAAGTTTTACGATTCAACTAATGAATTAGGTTTTAATGAATTACTCAGTTTTAATGACTCAAATGAGTTAGTTAGAGCAATTCCTTTAATCAATGCTCATACTTCAGAAGCGGTTTATTTTCCGATGAATTTATTGAGTAATTTATATGCAAGTAATGGTTTGTCAGCTGGAAACACAGCATTAGAAGCTCAAGTCCAAGGTTTGTCAGAGATTTTTGAACGCTGGGTAAAAAATAAAATTTTAAGAGAAAACCTATGTCTTCCTGAAATACCCGATGACATCATTCAAGGGTTTCCTACAGTGGTTGAAGCAGTTGAGGCATTAAAAAAACTGGGGATTAAAGTTTCGATGAGAGATGCTTCTCTAGGCGGCCATTTCCCTGTAATAAATGTCACGTTATTTGAGCAGAAAACAGGACGTTGCTTTGCCTCTTTTGGTGCTCACCCCATTTTTGAGGTTGCCTTAGAAAGAACCTTAACCGAATCACTTCAAGGGCGTCACCTTGATAATCTTGATGGTTTTCAACTTCCAGTCTTTGACGAGTTTGCTGTTGCAGAAGATGAAAATATCGAAAACCACTTTATTGATTCAAGTGGTCTTATCCACGCTAACTTTATCTCCCAAAATTACGATTATGAGTTTGTAAACTGGGATTTTTCTGGTGAAACATCTTCTCAATGGCAGGTATTGTGTGAACTTGTTCGACAGCAGGGTACAGAGGTGTTTGTAGCAAATTATTCTCATTGCGGGTTTCAGGCATGTCGTATAGTTGTACCAGGTATGTCTGAAGTCTATCCTACTGAAGAGTTGATTGATAGTAACCAAAACGTTGGTAGATTATTACGTGAAGCATTGTTTGACCTGCCAGAAAATCAATCTTATATAGAACTAGCTGAACTAATTGATGATTTAGGATTAAGTGATCATCAAGGCGTAGCCTCTTTAATTGGTTTAATGCCAGACCCTGGTTCTTTCTGGTCTGAGGTTAAAGTAATAGAGCTTAAGTTGTGGGCCTTGTTAGCAGCTCAGGAGTTAGAGGCCGCTTTTGAAGTGGTTCAAGATGTAATCTATTATGTTAATCCTAAAAGTTCTTGGATGGTTAAATATCAGGCTCTAAAATTCTGTTTAGAGATGATGTTGGAAAACACTGTAGATAAAACCGTGACTCAATTATTGTTTGGTGAAGAGTTAAGTTACCAGGCCTGGTCTTTTGTAGAAGGTAAAGCAATATTTGATAATCAAGAATTGGGCGTGTCTATATTTAGTCAATCAATAAGGCATCAGTCCTTAATAGAAATATACAAACTTGCAAATGAAGTTAAATTGAAAGGGCTAAATTAA
- a CDS encoding DUF481 domain-containing protein → MKNATIKSLFALAITALAINVQANTDTPNGISGSGELGFSDSTGNTVNTSFYGALKLKYTQQNYTLKSLIEGNYKSEDGTQTEERYIVDLQGNRYYNAEKSYYSFVGARFEKNKFADIDLDSTFSIGLGKSLYKTKDTLLNGEIGLGYQNTDYSTAGTKSDSQTVGIAKLDFSHKINEQVKFTQDLSVTSGENSTKLESNTGFKVKVAEKMNLKATYKYRHNDNPAERTKKTDTQTMLTLIYDF, encoded by the coding sequence ATGAAAAACGCAACAATTAAATCATTATTTGCACTGGCAATTACTGCTCTAGCTATAAACGTTCAAGCCAATACAGATACTCCTAACGGAATTTCTGGTTCTGGTGAATTAGGATTTAGCGACAGCACGGGTAATACAGTGAACACCTCTTTTTATGGTGCATTAAAACTAAAATATACCCAACAAAACTATACTTTAAAATCTTTGATTGAAGGTAATTACAAATCTGAAGATGGCACTCAAACTGAAGAACGTTATATTGTAGATTTACAAGGAAACCGTTATTACAACGCTGAAAAAAGCTATTACAGCTTTGTAGGAGCGCGTTTTGAGAAAAATAAATTTGCCGATATTGATTTAGACAGCACCTTCTCAATCGGTTTAGGTAAGTCTTTATATAAAACTAAAGACACTCTCTTAAATGGTGAAATTGGTTTAGGTTATCAAAATACAGATTATAGTACTGCAGGAACTAAAAGTGATTCACAGACTGTTGGTATAGCAAAATTGGACTTTAGCCATAAAATCAATGAACAAGTAAAATTCACTCAAGATCTATCGGTAACTTCAGGTGAAAATAGTACAAAGCTTGAAAGTAATACTGGCTTCAAAGTAAAAGTAGCTGAGAAGATGAACTTAAAAGCAACTTATAAGTATCGTCATAACGACAACCCAGCAGAAAGGACTAAAAAGACAGATACTCAAACCATGTTAACTTTAATCTATGATTTTTAG